From Xenopus tropicalis strain Nigerian chromosome 3, UCB_Xtro_10.0, whole genome shotgun sequence, the proteins below share one genomic window:
- the c3h15orf65 gene encoding uncharacterized protein C15orf65 homolog, with translation MGCALVGGEGLVSYELREVVLPRQLQAKRNIQSAGWLASEVPGPVAPRNPEKARSIRPAILNMTSVQQTTPGSTAEKVQDKNVHPCVNPGNPVFSCMTTPVIPTSYMFQAKQQNILFKTSSSEYGALRPTYETAPCSHHPVSQRFSQHLGQCGMYRNHSFNTMIDRSRVHDCPNLQSTL, from the exons ATGGGCTGCGCGCTTGTGGGAGGGGAGGGGCTTGTCAGTTATGAGCTCAGAGAGGTTGTGTTGCCCCGGCAACTCCAGGCAAAGCGTAACATACAGAGCGCAGGTTGGCTGGCTAGCGAGGTACCGGGACCAGTAGCCCCAAGGAACCCAGAAAAAGCACGCAGTATTCGGCCTGCAATTTTG aACATGACTTCAGTTCAGCAAACAACTCCAGGTTCAACAGCAGAAAAAGTACAAGACAAAAATGTACATCCATGTGTAAATCCTGGCAACCCCGTGTTTTCCTGTATGACAACTCCAGTCATTCCCACCAGCTACATGTTTCAGGCCAAGCAGCAAAACATACTGTTCAAAACAAGTTCCAGTGAATATGGTGCGTTGCGCCCTACTTATGAAACAGCGCCATGTTCACACCACCCAGTGTCCCAACGATTTTCTCAACACCTAGGACAATGCGGGATGTATCGCAACCACTCTTTTAACACCATGATTGACAGAAGCCGAGTTCATGACTGTCCAAATCTTCAGTCTacattataa